Proteins encoded in a region of the Globicephala melas chromosome 1, mGloMel1.2, whole genome shotgun sequence genome:
- the DPH5 gene encoding diphthine methyl ester synthase isoform X2: protein MNAVGCCGLQLYRFGETVSVVFWTDTWRPESFFDKVKKNRQNGMHTLCLLDIKVKEQSLENLIKGRKIYEPPHYMSVNQAAQQLLEIVQNQRIRGEEPAVTEETLCVGLARVGAEDQKIAAGTLQQMCTVDLGGPLHSLIITGGSLHPLEMEMLSLFSIPEKSSESQSIDGL, encoded by the exons ttgtaTAGGTTTGGAGAGACAGTGTCTGTTGTTTTTTGGACAGACACTTGGAGACCAGAAAGCTTTTTTGACAAAGTGAAGAAGAACAGACAAAACGGCATGCACACATTATGCTTACTAG ACATCAAAGTAAAGGAGCAGTCTTTGGAAAATCTAATCAA GGGAAGAAAGATCTATGAACCTCCTCATTATATGAGTGTAAACCAAGCAGCCCAGCAACTTCTGGAGATTGTTCAGAATCAGCGAATACGAGGAGAAGAACCAG cagtCACCGAGGAGACACTCTGTGTTGGCTTAGCCAGGGTTGGAGCTGAAGACCAGAAAATTGCAGCAGGCACTTTGCAGCAAATGTGTACTGTGGACTTGGGAGGACCATTACATTCCTTGATTATCACAGGAGGCAGCTTGCATCCACTGGAGATGGAGATGCTAAGTCTGTTTTCCATCCCAGAAAAGAGCTCAGAATCCCAAAGCATTGATGGACTCTGA